From one Nocardioides yefusunii genomic stretch:
- a CDS encoding SGNH/GDSL hydrolase family protein, which translates to MTPVSRADAARRLASAAGRGGRAATVAGAALYGVLAAEAVAARKKIGRATKPVMDSTGWYGRGRPGPALQVALLGDSSACGYGVDRIEHTPGAYLASGLAVEADRRVHMRQLCVVGDRSSDLWAQVDRTLAMPTDLAVILVGSNDVTHLVKASRAAAQLGEAVRRLREADIEVIVGTCPDLGTIRPLLPPLRQVARHLSRKLAAAQMMATLDEGGHTVSLGDVIGPEFYTNPAELFGDDEFHPSPEGYKACADVLLPTSLAALGLLDDDAPLAGHDRVKALTDAALEAADHPGTALDPVRPGTGRSGRYVEIRQRAPKQTPDHAESPEATDSPDA; encoded by the coding sequence ATGACGCCCGTGAGCAGAGCCGACGCAGCCCGCAGACTCGCCTCCGCCGCCGGCCGGGGAGGTCGCGCAGCGACCGTGGCCGGGGCCGCGCTGTACGGCGTCCTCGCCGCCGAGGCCGTCGCGGCACGCAAGAAGATCGGACGTGCGACGAAGCCCGTCATGGACTCCACCGGCTGGTACGGACGTGGTCGTCCCGGTCCGGCGCTGCAGGTCGCACTGCTCGGTGACTCCAGCGCATGCGGGTACGGCGTCGACCGGATCGAGCACACCCCGGGCGCCTACCTGGCCTCCGGACTCGCCGTCGAGGCCGATCGTCGGGTGCACATGCGCCAGCTCTGCGTCGTGGGGGACCGTTCCTCCGACCTCTGGGCCCAGGTGGACCGCACGCTCGCGATGCCCACCGACCTTGCCGTGATCCTGGTCGGGTCCAACGACGTCACCCACCTCGTGAAGGCCTCCAGGGCCGCAGCCCAGCTGGGTGAGGCGGTGCGACGTCTGCGTGAGGCCGACATCGAGGTGATCGTGGGTACCTGCCCCGACCTCGGCACCATCCGTCCGCTGCTGCCTCCGCTGCGTCAGGTGGCGCGCCACCTCTCGCGCAAGCTCGCCGCGGCACAGATGATGGCGACCCTCGACGAGGGCGGCCACACGGTCTCCCTGGGTGACGTGATCGGGCCGGAGTTCTACACCAACCCCGCCGAACTGTTCGGCGACGACGAGTTCCACCCCTCCCCCGAGGGTTACAAGGCCTGTGCCGACGTCCTGCTCCCGACGTCCCTGGCAGCTCTGGGCCTGCTCGACGACGACGCTCCCCTCGCCGGACACGACCGCGTCAAGGCACTCACCGACGCGGCGCTCGAGGCCGCCGACCACCCCGGCACCGCCCTCGACCCGGTCCGTCCCGGCACCGGTCGCAGCGGCCGCTACGTCGAGATCCGGCAGCGTGCGCCGAAGCAGACCCCGGACCACGCCGAGTCCCCCGAGGCCACCGACTCCCCCGACGCCTGA
- a CDS encoding cystathionine beta-synthase, with protein MQYANSLLELIGNTPLLKLSTSLAPELKVEKYGEPTGPLLLAKVEYMNPGGSVKDRIATRMIEAAEASGELQPGGTIVEPTSGNTGVGLAMVAQEKGYKCVFVCPDKVSEDKRNVLRAYGAEVVVCPTAVAPEHPDSYYNVSDRLASQPGAWKPNQYSNPNNPRSHYETTGPEIWAQTEGKITHFVAGCGTGGTISGIGRYLKEQNPDVQVIGADPAGSVYSGGDGRPYLVEGVGEDFWPETYDRTIADRIIEVSDADSFAFTRRLAKEEALLVGGSAGMAAFAAKQLAAELAAEGRDDAVIVVLLPDSGRGYLTKIFNDQWMGQYGFATETTADLELTVGDVLRGKHDAAQLPDLVHTHPGETIAEAIHILQEYGVSQMPVVRAEPPVVAAEVAGSVSERDLLDALFTGKAKLTDAVEQHMSSPLPTIGSTESVQDAVRQLETADAVLVHEDGAPVGVVTRHDLLANLAKG; from the coding sequence ATGCAGTACGCGAACTCGCTCCTCGAACTCATCGGCAACACTCCGCTGCTGAAGCTCTCCACCTCGCTCGCTCCCGAGCTGAAGGTCGAGAAGTACGGCGAGCCCACGGGCCCGCTGCTGCTGGCCAAGGTGGAGTACATGAACCCCGGCGGCTCCGTGAAGGACCGCATCGCCACGCGCATGATCGAGGCCGCCGAGGCCTCCGGCGAACTCCAGCCGGGCGGCACCATCGTGGAGCCCACCTCGGGCAACACCGGCGTCGGTCTCGCCATGGTGGCCCAGGAGAAGGGCTACAAGTGCGTCTTCGTGTGCCCCGACAAGGTCTCCGAGGACAAGCGCAACGTGCTGCGTGCCTACGGTGCCGAGGTCGTGGTCTGCCCGACCGCCGTCGCGCCCGAGCACCCGGACTCCTACTACAACGTCTCCGACCGCCTGGCGTCCCAGCCCGGCGCGTGGAAGCCCAACCAGTACTCCAACCCGAACAACCCGCGCTCGCACTACGAGACCACCGGTCCCGAGATCTGGGCGCAGACCGAAGGCAAGATCACCCACTTCGTGGCTGGTTGCGGCACTGGCGGCACCATCTCCGGCATCGGGCGCTACCTCAAGGAGCAGAACCCCGACGTCCAGGTGATCGGCGCCGACCCGGCCGGTTCGGTCTACTCCGGTGGCGACGGTCGCCCCTACCTCGTCGAGGGTGTCGGCGAGGACTTCTGGCCCGAGACCTACGACCGCACCATCGCGGACCGCATCATCGAGGTCTCCGACGCCGACTCGTTCGCCTTCACCCGCCGTCTGGCCAAGGAAGAGGCGCTGCTCGTGGGTGGCTCGGCCGGCATGGCCGCCTTCGCCGCCAAGCAGCTCGCTGCTGAACTGGCCGCCGAGGGGCGCGACGACGCCGTCATCGTGGTCCTGCTCCCGGACTCGGGCCGCGGCTACCTGACCAAGATCTTCAACGACCAGTGGATGGGCCAGTACGGCTTCGCCACCGAGACCACCGCCGACCTCGAGCTCACCGTCGGTGACGTCCTGCGCGGCAAGCACGACGCCGCCCAGCTGCCCGACCTGGTCCACACCCACCCGGGCGAGACCATCGCCGAGGCGATCCACATCCTGCAGGAGTACGGCGTCTCCCAGATGCCCGTCGTCCGTGCCGAGCCCCCGGTCGTCGCAGCCGAGGTCGCCGGTTCGGTCTCCGAGCGGGACCTGCTCGACGCCCTGTTCACCGGCAAGGCCAAGCTGACCGACGCCGTCGAGCAGCACATGTCGTCGCCGCTGCCCACGATCGGTTCGACCGAGTCGGTCCAGGACGCCGTGCGCCAGCTCGAGACCGCTGACGCCGTCCTCGTCCACGAGGACGGTGCCCCGGTCGGCGTCGTGACTCGTCACGACCTGCTGGCCAACCTGGCCAAGGGCTGA
- a CDS encoding sulfite exporter TauE/SafE family protein produces the protein MEISNEVLAWLLLASLGAGFVDAVVGGGGLIQLPALLLGMPHATPVQVLATNKLASFCGTSVSAATYARRVRPDPRTFLPLMAAAFAGSVIGAFGASHIPKEAFDPIVLVVLVVVGAYVVAKPSLGETTALRFEGRAHTLAALTVGVVVGVYDGALGPGTGSFFVFGLVGWLGYNFLEGSAKARLANWATNLAALSVFFVQDAIVWHVGLLMGLTNMVGGYVGARTAIGRGAAFVRVFFVVVVSGFVVRIGGELIGLWG, from the coding sequence GTGGAGATCTCGAACGAGGTCCTGGCGTGGCTGCTCCTCGCGTCGTTGGGAGCAGGATTCGTCGACGCCGTCGTGGGTGGCGGCGGGCTGATCCAGCTCCCCGCGCTGCTGCTCGGGATGCCGCACGCCACCCCGGTGCAGGTGCTGGCCACCAACAAACTGGCGTCGTTCTGCGGGACCAGTGTCTCGGCCGCGACCTATGCCCGACGGGTCCGCCCCGACCCACGCACCTTCCTGCCGCTGATGGCGGCCGCGTTTGCGGGATCGGTGATCGGTGCCTTCGGGGCCAGTCACATCCCCAAGGAGGCGTTCGACCCGATCGTGCTGGTGGTGCTCGTCGTGGTGGGTGCCTACGTGGTCGCGAAGCCGTCGCTGGGGGAGACCACCGCACTGCGCTTCGAGGGCCGGGCCCACACCCTGGCCGCGTTGACCGTCGGCGTCGTCGTCGGTGTCTACGACGGGGCGCTCGGCCCCGGTACCGGTTCGTTCTTCGTCTTCGGGCTGGTCGGCTGGCTCGGCTACAACTTCCTCGAAGGATCGGCCAAGGCCCGTCTGGCCAACTGGGCCACCAACCTCGCCGCGCTCAGCGTCTTCTTCGTCCAGGACGCGATCGTGTGGCACGTCGGGCTGCTGATGGGGCTCACCAACATGGTGGGTGGCTACGTCGGTGCCCGCACCGCGATCGGGCGCGGGGCGGCGTTCGTGCGGGTCTTCTTCGTCGTCGTGGTCTCGGGCTTCGTCGTCCGGATCGGCGGCGAACTGATCGGCCTCTGGGGCTGA
- a CDS encoding YigZ family protein, with translation MADVTQYSTIARDGEATIEIKRSKFLCTLQRVEDEADARALVERLRKEHWDARHHCSAFVLGPDAMTQRSSDDGEPAGTAGAPMLEVLRGRGVTDVAVVVTRWFGGILLGAGGLVRAYGDAVQAGLDEVGLLRRQLVQEWTLELDHMDAGRAESDLRSRGVQVLDVTWTHRVTLLLGTTDGEKLQTLVAELLNGRGRLHRVGQRWVDLA, from the coding sequence ATGGCCGACGTGACCCAGTACTCCACGATCGCTCGCGACGGCGAGGCGACGATCGAGATCAAGCGCTCCAAGTTCCTCTGCACCCTGCAACGGGTCGAGGACGAGGCCGACGCCCGCGCGCTCGTCGAACGTCTCCGCAAGGAGCACTGGGACGCCCGGCACCACTGCTCCGCGTTCGTACTCGGACCTGACGCGATGACCCAGCGTTCCTCCGACGACGGGGAGCCGGCGGGAACCGCCGGAGCGCCGATGCTGGAGGTGCTGCGTGGCCGCGGGGTCACCGACGTCGCGGTGGTGGTGACGCGGTGGTTCGGTGGCATCCTGCTCGGCGCGGGTGGGCTCGTGCGTGCCTACGGCGACGCCGTCCAGGCCGGCCTCGACGAAGTGGGTCTGCTGCGTCGCCAACTGGTGCAGGAATGGACCCTCGAGTTGGATCACATGGACGCCGGGCGGGCCGAGTCCGACCTGCGCAGCCGCGGCGTTCAGGTTCTCGACGTCACCTGGACGCACCGGGTGACGTTGCTGCTGGGCACCACCGACGGCGAGAAGCTGCAGACGCTGGTCGCCGAACTGCTCAACGGCCGTGGTCGCCTGCACCGGGTCGGACAGCGCTGGGTCGACCTGGCCTGA
- a CDS encoding TetR/AcrR family transcriptional regulator, which yields MRTSELGAPLSRADGRRNRRGILDAATEALFENPAVSMGEIARRAGVTRATVYRHYPDRDLLVAAVLGDIATVLVPPLLKEMRHLAWADALNRLARRAISVAAAHRVHITTVAPHLESMTRSAIAGEPIEAQLGARRASGDITVSLDDAWLALCIRSLCLTAVRRLADPETDPERLADELSLSLRRLCV from the coding sequence ATGCGGACATCTGAGCTCGGCGCTCCTCTCTCCCGAGCAGACGGTCGACGCAACCGGCGCGGCATCCTGGATGCCGCCACCGAAGCACTCTTCGAGAACCCTGCGGTCAGCATGGGCGAGATCGCCCGCCGGGCCGGGGTCACCCGCGCCACGGTGTACCGGCACTACCCGGACCGCGACCTGCTCGTGGCTGCCGTCCTCGGCGACATCGCGACCGTCCTGGTGCCGCCGCTGTTGAAGGAGATGCGCCATCTGGCGTGGGCCGATGCGCTGAACCGACTCGCGCGACGAGCCATCAGCGTCGCTGCTGCGCACCGCGTCCACATCACCACCGTCGCGCCGCATCTGGAGTCGATGACGCGGTCCGCGATCGCAGGCGAGCCCATCGAGGCCCAGCTCGGTGCCCGCCGGGCCAGCGGCGACATCACCGTCAGCCTCGACGACGCCTGGCTGGCCCTGTGCATCCGCTCGCTCTGCCTCACCGCGGTGCGAAGGCTCGCCGATCCGGAGACGGACCCCGAACGGCTCGCTGACGAACTCTCGCTGTCGCTGCGACGCCTCTGCGTCTGA
- a CDS encoding YchJ family protein gives MLTSPCPCRLLDDADTSPSYEACCGRFHSRGAWPGTAEELMRSRYSAFVLELDDWVFVTWHPRTRPDDVDASGGEEWRGLEILDTVDGGTEDAEGIVEFVAHHAGGAMRERSRFARRAGRWLYLDGDVSHA, from the coding sequence GTGTTGACCTCTCCCTGCCCGTGCCGCCTGCTCGACGACGCCGACACGTCCCCGTCCTACGAGGCCTGCTGCGGCCGGTTCCATTCCCGCGGCGCCTGGCCGGGCACCGCGGAGGAACTGATGCGCTCGCGCTACTCGGCGTTCGTCCTGGAGCTGGACGACTGGGTCTTCGTCACTTGGCACCCCCGTACCCGGCCCGACGACGTCGACGCCTCGGGTGGCGAGGAGTGGCGCGGCCTGGAGATCCTCGACACCGTCGACGGTGGCACCGAGGACGCAGAAGGGATCGTCGAGTTCGTCGCCCACCACGCCGGGGGCGCGATGCGCGAGCGCAGCAGGTTCGCCCGCCGCGCAGGACGGTGGCTCTACCTGGACGGCGACGTCTCCCACGCCTGA
- a CDS encoding GNAT family N-acetyltransferase, translating to MNIELRAATAQDAKAVRALVEVVLPATYDPFNPDYAQRELAEFDLADLPEKLRDGAYVLATLNDRVIGLASAVVDDQDRFVMSTLHVHPDHQGSRLGSRLLTEVLALADDVPLWTRYPLGDDNAAAFCARHGFVPVDEIDDAPYGVVVWVRRDPA from the coding sequence GTGAACATCGAACTCCGTGCTGCGACTGCGCAGGACGCGAAGGCGGTGCGTGCCCTCGTCGAGGTCGTGCTGCCCGCCACCTACGACCCGTTCAACCCTGACTACGCCCAGCGGGAACTCGCCGAGTTCGACCTGGCCGACCTGCCCGAGAAGCTCCGGGACGGCGCCTACGTCCTCGCGACCCTCAACGACCGCGTCATCGGACTGGCCTCGGCCGTCGTCGACGACCAGGACCGTTTCGTCATGTCGACCCTGCACGTCCACCCCGACCACCAGGGCTCCCGCCTCGGCTCCCGCCTGCTCACCGAGGTGTTGGCGCTGGCCGACGACGTGCCCCTCTGGACCCGCTACCCGCTCGGCGACGACAACGCTGCAGCGTTCTGCGCCCGTCACGGTTTCGTGCCGGTGGACGAGATCGACGACGCCCCTTACGGCGTCGTGGTCTGGGTGCGTCGCGACCCGGCCTGA
- the msrA gene encoding peptide-methionine (S)-S-oxide reductase MsrA, producing MLFGHFKTHLPAAGQTLPGRPERPWQLGEHVVLGTPVETDEVPEGLEAAVFGLGCFWGAEEFYWQLPGVWSTSVGYSGGTTPHPTYDEVCSGLTGHTEAVRVVFDPTVTSYAELVKRFFEIHDPTQGMRQGNDVGTQYRSALYTLSDAQAATARELTDIYGAELERQGLGVITTEVAPAGDYFYAEGPHQQYLAKNPNGYRCHANTGVAFPA from the coding sequence GTGCTGTTCGGCCACTTCAAGACCCACCTCCCCGCCGCCGGCCAGACCCTGCCCGGACGTCCTGAGCGTCCTTGGCAGCTGGGCGAGCACGTCGTCCTGGGCACGCCGGTGGAGACCGACGAGGTGCCCGAGGGCCTCGAGGCCGCTGTCTTCGGCCTCGGCTGCTTCTGGGGCGCGGAGGAGTTCTACTGGCAGCTCCCCGGTGTCTGGTCGACGTCGGTCGGCTACTCCGGCGGCACCACCCCGCACCCCACCTACGACGAGGTCTGCTCCGGACTGACCGGCCACACCGAAGCCGTGCGCGTCGTCTTCGACCCGACCGTGACGTCGTACGCCGAACTGGTGAAGCGGTTCTTCGAGATCCATGACCCGACGCAGGGCATGCGTCAGGGCAACGACGTCGGCACCCAGTACCGCTCGGCGCTCTACACCCTCAGCGACGCCCAGGCCGCGACCGCGCGTGAGCTGACCGACATCTACGGTGCCGAGCTGGAGCGTCAGGGACTGGGAGTGATCACCACCGAGGTCGCACCGGCCGGTGACTACTTCTACGCCGAGGGGCCGCACCAGCAGTACCTGGCGAAGAACCCGAACGGCTACCGCTGCCACGCGAACACCGGAGTTGCCTTCCCGGCCTGA
- a CDS encoding cystathionine gamma-synthase has translation MTEQHDWTQAGFETKAIHAGYDPDPMTGAVNPPIYASSTFKQDGVGGMRGGYEYSRSANPTRTALEGALAAVEGGEHGFAFASGLAAEDTLIRSVCRPGDHVVIPDDAYGGTYRLFDKVEKVWGLDHTPAALTDVEAVRAAIVPGRTTMIWVETPTNPMLNIADIEALAALAHEHDAILVVDNTFASPYLQQPLALGADVVVHSTTKYVGGHSDVVGGALVCRDAELAEKIAFHQNSIGGVAGPFDVFLTHRGLKTLAVRMERHCDNAEKIVEFLVNHPAVAEVIYPGLESHPGHEIAKKQMKRFGGIISFRVAAGEQAALDVCAKAQVFTLGESLGGVESLIEHPGRMTHASVAGTDLEVSADLIRLSVGIESVEDLISDLEQALA, from the coding sequence GTGACTGAGCAGCATGACTGGACCCAGGCCGGTTTCGAGACCAAGGCCATCCACGCCGGCTACGACCCGGACCCGATGACCGGCGCGGTGAACCCGCCCATCTACGCCTCCTCGACGTTCAAGCAGGACGGCGTCGGCGGCATGCGCGGCGGCTACGAGTACAGCCGTTCGGCCAACCCGACCCGCACCGCCCTCGAGGGCGCGCTCGCGGCGGTCGAGGGCGGCGAGCACGGCTTCGCGTTCGCCTCCGGCCTCGCGGCCGAGGACACCCTGATTCGTTCGGTGTGCCGTCCCGGCGATCACGTCGTCATCCCCGACGACGCCTACGGCGGCACCTACCGCCTCTTCGACAAGGTCGAGAAGGTCTGGGGCCTGGACCACACCCCGGCCGCGCTGACCGACGTCGAGGCCGTCCGCGCCGCGATCGTCCCGGGCCGCACCACGATGATCTGGGTCGAGACCCCCACCAACCCGATGCTCAACATCGCCGACATCGAGGCCTTGGCCGCGCTGGCGCACGAGCACGACGCGATCCTCGTCGTCGACAACACCTTCGCCTCGCCCTACCTCCAGCAGCCGCTGGCTCTGGGCGCCGACGTCGTCGTTCACTCCACCACCAAGTACGTCGGTGGCCACTCCGACGTCGTCGGTGGCGCGCTGGTCTGCCGTGACGCCGAGCTCGCCGAGAAGATCGCCTTCCACCAGAACTCCATCGGTGGTGTCGCCGGTCCGTTCGACGTGTTCCTGACCCACCGCGGTCTCAAGACCCTCGCGGTCCGCATGGAGCGTCACTGCGACAACGCCGAGAAGATCGTCGAGTTCCTCGTCAACCACCCGGCCGTCGCCGAGGTCATCTACCCGGGCCTGGAGTCGCACCCCGGCCACGAGATCGCCAAGAAGCAGATGAAGCGTTTCGGCGGCATCATCTCCTTCCGCGTCGCCGCCGGTGAGCAGGCTGCTCTCGACGTCTGCGCCAAGGCGCAGGTCTTCACTCTGGGTGAGTCCCTGGGCGGCGTGGAGTCGCTGATCGAGCACCCCGGCCGCATGACCCACGCCTCGGTCGCCGGCACCGACCTCGAGGTCTCCGCTGACCTCATCCGTCTCTCGGTGGGCATCGAGTCCGTCGAGGACCTCATCTCCGACCTGGAGCAGGCCCTGGCCTGA
- a CDS encoding AI-2E family transporter produces MTADTASVPVPPDAEKGGSGVPRGIEVAANWTWRLLLIGFGICVLGAVLMKFAVVTLPLAVALLLAALVFPFVERLSRAGVPRVLAAIIGVVLTLGAVGGMLTFAGQQVANGSSDLADQVVEGLDKIRDWFKTGPLGLTDSQMDSWIKSAQDGIAEWSKSGALEQATGIGTAIGHVAAGFFIVLFSMYFFLADGRSIWRWLVRFAPRGVREHVDSSGKVAWLSLTQFVRATTLVALADACGVMLVAWLLGIPFVPAIGVLVFLGAYVPMIGATVAGGVAVLVALVDQGMVTALLMLLGVIVVQQIEGHVLQPFLMGRFVAVHPLGIILAIAMGALVAGIGGVLVAVPLVAAINAVVLHLSDRMSGEEITRTEAEQRELDAAAAEVGEGEDAPVEQDAEPADD; encoded by the coding sequence GTGACGGCTGACACAGCATCGGTCCCTGTTCCTCCTGATGCCGAGAAGGGCGGCAGCGGCGTCCCACGCGGCATCGAGGTCGCGGCGAACTGGACGTGGCGCCTGCTCCTGATCGGGTTCGGGATCTGCGTCCTGGGCGCAGTCCTGATGAAGTTCGCAGTGGTGACGCTCCCGCTGGCCGTCGCGCTGTTGCTGGCGGCGTTGGTGTTCCCGTTCGTCGAACGACTCTCGCGTGCCGGAGTGCCGCGAGTGCTCGCCGCGATCATCGGCGTCGTGCTGACCCTGGGGGCGGTCGGCGGGATGCTGACGTTCGCGGGACAGCAGGTCGCCAACGGCTCCTCCGACCTGGCCGACCAGGTGGTCGAGGGGCTCGACAAGATCCGTGACTGGTTCAAGACCGGTCCGCTCGGACTGACCGACAGCCAGATGGACTCCTGGATCAAGAGTGCCCAGGACGGCATCGCGGAGTGGTCGAAGTCCGGGGCGTTGGAGCAGGCCACCGGCATCGGCACTGCGATCGGTCACGTCGCGGCCGGCTTCTTCATCGTCCTGTTCTCGATGTACTTCTTCCTCGCCGACGGTCGCAGCATCTGGCGATGGCTGGTGCGGTTCGCTCCGCGCGGCGTCCGTGAGCACGTCGACTCCTCGGGCAAGGTCGCCTGGCTGTCGCTGACGCAGTTCGTCCGCGCGACCACACTCGTCGCGCTGGCCGACGCCTGCGGCGTGATGCTGGTGGCGTGGCTGCTCGGGATTCCGTTCGTCCCCGCGATCGGCGTCCTGGTCTTCCTCGGTGCGTACGTGCCGATGATCGGTGCGACGGTCGCAGGAGGCGTCGCGGTGCTGGTCGCCCTCGTCGACCAGGGCATGGTGACGGCGCTGCTGATGCTGCTCGGCGTCATCGTGGTCCAGCAGATCGAGGGCCACGTCCTGCAGCCGTTCCTGATGGGCCGCTTCGTCGCCGTTCACCCGCTGGGGATCATCCTCGCGATCGCGATGGGTGCGCTGGTCGCAGGCATCGGGGGAGTGCTGGTGGCGGTGCCGTTGGTGGCTGCGATCAACGCCGTGGTGCTGCACCTGTCGGACCGGATGAGTGGAGAGGAGATCACCCGGACCGAGGCCGAGCAACGTGAGCTCGATGCCGCTGCTGCGGAGGTCGGAGAGGGCGAGGACGCGCCCGTCGAGCAGGACGCGGAGCCGGCCGATGACTGA
- the ilvA gene encoding threonine ammonia-lyase yields the protein MTELVLPGLDDVLAAQEPLRDVALRTPMEESRWLSGVIGAPAFLKCENLQRTGSFKIRGAYTRIHGLGEEERARGVVAASAGNHAQGVALAATSLGIRSTVFMPEGAPIPKENATRAYGADVVFAGHVLEESLDAARAFAADTGAVLVHPFDHPAVVAGQGTVGLEILDQVPDVATVLVPAGGGGLVAGIALAIKARRPDVRVIAVQAAGAAAFPGSLAAGEPRTAHDMRTMADGIAVGLPGEVTFALVRDLVDDVVTVSEGALSAALLALLERAKMVVEPAGAAAVAALMEMQEHDEGPVVAVLSGGNVDPLLLGSVIRHGMAAGGRYRYLRVTIPDRPGGLAALLHTVGESGANVLEVVHHRISPSLEIDQVEVRLQVETRGREHAASLLRRLREDGYVVEG from the coding sequence ATGACTGAGCTGGTGCTCCCCGGCCTCGACGACGTGCTCGCCGCCCAGGAGCCGCTGCGCGACGTCGCCCTGCGGACCCCGATGGAGGAGTCCCGGTGGCTGTCGGGCGTGATCGGTGCACCGGCGTTCCTCAAGTGCGAGAACCTGCAGCGCACCGGCTCGTTCAAGATCCGTGGCGCCTACACCCGGATCCACGGTCTCGGCGAGGAGGAGCGTGCGCGGGGCGTCGTGGCGGCCTCGGCCGGCAACCATGCTCAGGGCGTTGCCCTGGCCGCGACCAGCCTCGGCATCCGGTCCACCGTCTTCATGCCCGAGGGCGCACCGATTCCGAAGGAGAACGCCACCCGCGCGTACGGCGCCGACGTCGTCTTCGCCGGGCACGTCCTGGAGGAGTCGCTGGACGCGGCCCGTGCGTTCGCCGCTGACACCGGCGCCGTGCTCGTCCACCCGTTCGACCATCCCGCTGTCGTCGCCGGTCAGGGCACCGTCGGGCTCGAGATCCTCGACCAGGTGCCCGACGTCGCGACCGTGCTGGTGCCCGCTGGCGGTGGTGGGCTCGTGGCGGGCATCGCGCTCGCGATCAAGGCCCGACGGCCCGACGTCCGGGTCATCGCGGTGCAGGCGGCCGGTGCCGCGGCGTTCCCCGGATCGTTGGCGGCAGGCGAACCGCGCACGGCCCACGACATGCGGACCATGGCGGACGGCATCGCGGTCGGGCTGCCGGGCGAGGTGACGTTCGCGCTGGTGCGAGACCTCGTCGACGACGTCGTGACGGTCAGTGAGGGCGCGCTCTCCGCTGCCCTCCTGGCGTTGCTGGAACGGGCCAAGATGGTGGTCGAACCGGCCGGTGCGGCAGCGGTGGCGGCCCTGATGGAGATGCAGGAACATGACGAGGGCCCGGTGGTGGCGGTGCTGTCGGGCGGCAACGTCGACCCGCTGCTCCTGGGATCGGTGATCCGACACGGCATGGCCGCCGGTGGTCGCTACCGGTACCTGCGCGTCACCATCCCGGACCGTCCCGGTGGCCTGGCGGCGTTGCTGCACACGGTCGGCGAGAGTGGGGCCAACGTGCTGGAGGTCGTGCACCACCGGATATCGCCGTCGTTGGAGATCGACCAGGTGGAGGTGCGGCTGCAGGTCGAGACCCGCGGCCGCGAGCACGCCGCGTCACTGCTGCGCAGGCTGCGCGAGGACGGGTACGTCGTCGAGGGCTGA
- the greA gene encoding transcription elongation factor GreA — protein sequence MTQSTGTIWLTQDAYDKLQAELEDLKGPKRQEIVDKISEARDEGDLKENSGYHAARDEQGKLEGRIRQLTEMLRRAEVGETPADDGVVEPGMKVTIHFTDFDDEETFLLGAREIEEEGLTVYSPQSALGAAINGKKVGDKVSYEAPNGKQINIEITEAKPHVA from the coding sequence ATGACCCAGTCGACCGGCACCATCTGGCTCACCCAGGATGCGTACGACAAGCTCCAGGCTGAGCTCGAGGACCTCAAGGGCCCCAAGCGTCAGGAGATCGTCGACAAGATCTCCGAGGCACGTGACGAGGGTGACCTGAAGGAGAACAGCGGCTACCACGCTGCCCGCGACGAGCAGGGCAAGCTCGAGGGCCGCATCCGCCAACTCACCGAGATGCTGCGCCGCGCCGAGGTGGGCGAGACGCCCGCCGACGACGGCGTCGTCGAGCCCGGCATGAAGGTGACCATCCACTTCACCGACTTCGACGACGAGGAGACCTTCCTCCTCGGCGCCCGCGAGATCGAGGAGGAAGGCCTGACGGTCTACTCCCCGCAGTCCGCCCTCGGCGCAGCGATCAACGGCAAGAAGGTCGGCGACAAGGTCTCGTACGAGGCGCCGAACGGCAAGCAGATCAACATCGAGATCACCGAGGCCAAGCCGCACGTGGCCTGA
- a CDS encoding DUF4307 domain-containing protein: protein MSTPTDLKARYGAPSPVLRQVGRGAVLVLGVVFVGWVLWAAAFHATPPVKSELFSFDVNDEHSVTVVLDVTLADGVDDADCLVRAQSEDKSVVGEISFTPIQGRQEIEMRTDRRATAVEVLGCRTPDEPRRR, encoded by the coding sequence GTGAGCACCCCCACCGACCTCAAGGCCCGCTACGGCGCACCGTCCCCCGTCCTGCGTCAGGTGGGCCGAGGCGCCGTCCTCGTGCTCGGCGTCGTCTTCGTCGGGTGGGTTCTCTGGGCTGCTGCCTTCCACGCCACCCCGCCGGTGAAGTCCGAGCTGTTCAGCTTCGACGTCAACGACGAGCACTCGGTCACGGTCGTGCTCGACGTGACCCTGGCCGACGGCGTCGACGACGCCGACTGCCTGGTCCGCGCACAGAGCGAGGACAAGTCGGTCGTGGGCGAGATCTCCTTCACCCCGATCCAGGGTCGCCAGGAGATCGAGATGCGCACCGACCGTCGCGCCACCGCCGTCGAGGTGCTGGGATGCCGCACCCCCGACGAGCCGCGCAGGCGCTGA